The Ipomoea triloba cultivar NCNSP0323 chromosome 14, ASM357664v1 region TTCGATTCTTCCCTTACTATttactaattaagtaattaacatCAACTCCTCACAATCTCACCCCTTGAAGTCTTGAACTATAAAggttaatttcaataatttattcgcctaatttttttaatttttgtttgccctaatttcttttttcttttgcattaatttccctaattttgatGTTGCCCTAATTCAATTGATACTAATTGCTGATAGTTTTTGCCCTAATTGTCCCAACTCCcaattttgtgtgttttttttattattagtttttgcCTAATTGACACAGCTTGTATTTTGTTGCTCTTGGACTGCTCACTGCCGCAATCACTGCCcaattttgtgtgtgttttttttttttttaaattattagtttttgcCCTAATTGACACAAGTTTGTATTTTGTTGCTCTTGGTTGGACTGCTTACTGTCACTGCCGTATTGCCAATTTGCTACTCACTGCCcaattttgtttgatttctaATTTGTTATTAGTTAATTAGCTAATTAGTGATTTATTGATTTGTTGATTTGTTATggaaaaattctttaaaagaaaatcaactTTTGAGGATTCATCTAGTCAAGGTAGTGCCATATCTTGAGAAAGGTATTTTTGATCAAGTTTCCAATGAAGCAATTCTACACCGGTTTCAAAATATGGGAGAGCTTAGATGAATATTATCCCGTAGTTCATCATAAACcttatattgtaatttataatgtattttgtatttgaacaatCTTATTCGTATatgatattttgtatttgaacaatCTTATTCATATatgatattttgtatttgaacagtTTTGAATTCATTTTACATTTGCTTCTTTGCCCCACTCAACTTAATTTCTGGCTCTGCCACTGCAATCAGGAAACCAAGTTATGGAAGCGTCGAACACGCAGTTACAAACGGTTGCTGCGGCCGGGGCTGCTGGGACAGTGTCGAATACTGGAATCCCCATGCCCTCGCCGTCAAATTCAATTTCCCACTCGCCATCCGTTGACCTCCCACAAATCCCCATGACCCCATCGCAACAACAGCCACAGATGCttcagcaacaacaacaacagcagcagcagcaacaaaTGCAGCAGCTACAGCAGCAGAGTAGTAAtagcaacaacaataacaatagtagcagtaacaacaataataatatgatgGCGGCTGCCATGGCGTCTAATTTTCAGATGCAGCAAAGCTTGCAGAGGTCGCCCTCAATGTCGAGGTTGAGTCAAgtacagcaacagcaacagcagcagcagttTGGTATGACGAGACAGCAAATGGCTGCTGGGCTTTACGGGCAGATGAAttttggtggtggaggtggtggtgtacctcagcaacagcagcagcaatcacaacaacagcagcagcagaaTCCCCAACAGCAACAAATGGGGCAGATGGTTGGCAGTGGGAATTTATCTAGATCGGCATTGATAGGACAGACCGGGCAACTCTCCATGTTACCTGGACAAAATGTCATGGCTGCTGCTGCTGCGACTGCCCAATTTAATTTGCAGTCTCAATTTTTGTCTGCGGTATGGAAGTTGCTTATTTATTCATCTGCATTCACTATTTGTTTAACAACACTATATTCCCCTAGCATATAGTTCCAAGTTTGAAATTGAGCATTGACACGTAGAAAAGGTCAGATGTGTGTTTACCTGATCCTGTTCCAGAACCTTAATCTAAGCATACGGGAATATGAGCTTGACCCATAGAGATAGTCATTATAATCTTGTGAGTTTTGCTGGAATGGTGGTGCCATCCTAGTGCTAAAAGGCCtcttttgttaataatatttcTGTATTTTGATGAGTGATATTAGCGTGGTACATGTATTTTGTAAGGAAGttcattactatatatatacacacacacacatagagagagagagagagagttaaaGTTTGTTTCTTTGTGCATTTCTGAAGTGGTTTTGCTTCTTGGTGCAGCCTCGGCAGAAGACTGGTTTGGTGCAGGGATCTCAGCCGCACCCAGGGAGCTCCCATGGGCAGCCATTGCAGGGAATTCAGGCAATGGGGATGATGGGACCTCTAAATTTGAGCTCTCAACTTAGAGCCAATGGATCCCTTTATGCCCAGCAAAGGATGAACCAGGCCCACCTGAGGCAACAAGTGTCTCAGCAAACTCCGCTCACCTCCAATCaggtatttattttaatattttgctaGTATGCATCCATTATGGTAGAATCTACTTTTGCAatgtttcttttatttatttatttatttatttatttattattattattattattattattattttttggttctTTCACTTCATAGTATTGGTAAACTTGTAGCAAACCTTTTAAAGAATTTAGTTGCAGTCATATCCTTAAATTAGGTTTTACTTAGATTATATTAGGCCATGTATTTGCTCAATAGTTTTCAATCCCAAGCAACATGATAGTGTTTGGTGAATTTCTAGCCTATCTGGGCTTCTGGGGATATACTACTCAACGTTTTGGCATTTCTAGAAATTTTCTTCTTTGGCTTCTTTCCCATCCAAGTTGCTGATCAGCTCTACCTCCAGAATATTCTGTGTTGATCCCATGCCCCATTGACTAATTCCACCATTAAAATTATAACTCTTGTTTGAATTCTCACTAGAAATCAACAATTCAGTGCAGTACTGAAAAGACCAACAATTTTGTGCTGCTTAAGCTgactatactatactatactatatgATACAGAGTACTAGTCTAGTACTCTTTGCTTAGGCttacttttactttttaaattcacTCTAGTTCAGGATTTGAGTCAAGTCTTACTGGCATACTGGCAGTGAAAAACTTTGTATCTAAGGCATACTTTAGGGAAGCTTAATCTTGGTAAAAGTACCTTCTATGTCTTCTTTTTAGCATTTCCATTGCTATATGGCTTGTTACATGCATACACTGGCTGAAAGGGTGAGAATATGAAAATAGAGTTTATGCTGCCTTTACTTTTTCCTATTGATGAGGTGTCATTGATCTTTTCCCATTTAAGGCGATGTAACTTCTAACTAGGCGGAGGTTATTAAAGAGCATTTATTATGCCAGTGTCTTCAGTACATTTTGTTTTAAAGTTTCTGCTCGTGTTGACTGCTACATTCttctcacctttttttttttttttttttttttttttgcgtcaTAATGTTGTCTAGACGTTACAAGCCCAGAACCTTCAAAGGACGTCATTTATGAATCCTCAGTTATCTGGATTGACTCCAAATGTTCAATCAGCTATGATACAGAACACTTTAGCTCAGCAACAGTGGTTAAAGCAAATCCCTACATTATCTTCTTCACCAAATTCCCCTTCATTCCGTCTTCAGCAGCAGAGGCAATTACTTATTCAGCAGCAATTAGCTTCAAGTCAACAGTTACATCAAAATTCAATGGCTTTGAACCAACAACAGTTATCCCAAATTGTACAGCAGCAACAAATGGGGCATCCCCAgatgcagcagcagcagcaggcaCCACCAGCACCAGCGCAGCAACAGTCGCAGCCAGCAGACCAGCAGCAACAACAGCCTGGACAGCAGCTTTTGCATCAACAGCAGCAGTCTTCTCCACATATGGCTGCCCCCACATGCCAAAAGTCGATGAGTTTAACTGGATCACAACCAGATGTTACTGCATCTGGAGCCACCACTCCTGGGGGAAGCTCAAGCCAGGGAACTGAAGCAAGCAACCAACTTCTTGGGAAGAGAAAAATACAGGATCTAGTTTCACAGGTTCAATCTCTGGATCCACTTGTTTGAAAGTTTCCTATATGAATAATAGTTAAACCATAAGAACATCAGTTCAGTTTCGTTTTAGGTTGAAAATTATCTCCACTTTAAGCTCTATACAAAATCAAagtaaattagtaatttaaGCATCTGATATCTGGCAAGAGACTTTCTGACATATAGAGTAATGTTATAAGATGTCTTTGTTGCTTCAAGTAATTTATCCCATAAGGATATTATTTCAAGTGCTCTGATCAATCTTTATAATGGTCCAGGTGGGTTCTCTGGGTAAGCTTGATCCTGATGTTGAAGATCTTCTTTTAGAGATTGCTGATGACTTCATTGATTCAGTGAGACTCTGAaatactttttctttcttttttggtgTCTGGCATTCAAAGCTATCTATGCAAATCacatcattttcattttacattttcttaatatATAGAAATCTTTTGTTGCATGGTTATTGCAGGTTACTGCATTCGCTTGCAATTTGGCGAAGCATAGAAAATCATCAACCCTGGAATCAAAGGATGTATTGTTGCATCTAGGTCTGTCCTGCAACAGTGGCTTA contains the following coding sequences:
- the LOC116004558 gene encoding transcription initiation factor TFIID subunit 12b-like, whose amino-acid sequence is MEASNTQLQTVAAAGAAGTVSNTGIPMPSPSNSISHSPSVDLPQIPMTPSQQQPQMLQQQQQQQQQQQMQQLQQQSSNSNNNNNSSSNNNNNMMAAAMASNFQMQQSLQRSPSMSRLSQVQQQQQQQQFGMTRQQMAAGLYGQMNFGGGGGGVPQQQQQQSQQQQQQNPQQQQMGQMVGSGNLSRSALIGQTGQLSMLPGQNVMAAAAATAQFNLQSQFLSAPRQKTGLVQGSQPHPGSSHGQPLQGIQAMGMMGPLNLSSQLRANGSLYAQQRMNQAHLRQQVSQQTPLTSNQTLQAQNLQRTSFMNPQLSGLTPNVQSAMIQNTLAQQQWLKQIPTLSSSPNSPSFRLQQQRQLLIQQQLASSQQLHQNSMALNQQQLSQIVQQQQMGHPQMQQQQQAPPAPAQQQSQPADQQQQQPGQQLLHQQQQSSPHMAAPTCQKSMSLTGSQPDVTASGATTPGGSSSQGTEASNQLLGKRKIQDLVSQVGSLGKLDPDVEDLLLEIADDFIDSVTAFACNLAKHRKSSTLESKDVLLHLEKNWHLTIPGFSSEERKQQSEHPSSDIHKKRLDVIRSLMEASHAETSTSANNAKQMIRQGMGDHIGQNHMIRAPSSEQLVSQANASKMLQQMTRF